TGAAGAAATAAGAAAAAAAGGAATAGAATATTTTAAAAGATCAATAAATTTAGCTAATTTCTTTGAATCTCCTATGATACAAACAGATACTTTTACTCCTCCTTTAAAATTTGAAGGGAGAGGACCATATAAAGGAGCTATTGTTTTTGGAGAAAAATATAAAGTTATAGTAGACCAAACTTTTTCATGGAAAAAATTTTGGAAAATGCTTGTAACAACAATGAAAAAATGTGCTAAAGCTGCAAAGAAAGGAGATCTTTTATTTACTGTAGAACCTAGGGTAGGTGAAACGATAAGCAATAGTGATGCAATGTTAAAATTATTAGAAGAAGTAAATGAAGAAAATTTTGGAGCAGTACTTGATTGTGGACATTTAAATGCTGCTAAAGAACTTATTCCATTATCGATTGAAAAATTAGGAGAAAAAATAATGTATGTTCATGCATCTGATAATGATGGAAGGGACAATTATCATTTTGCTCCAGGAAAAGGAACAATTGACTGGGATGGAGTATTTCAAGCATTAAAAAAACATAAATTTAATGGATATGTAGCAATAGATGTAGGTGGAGAAGAAGTAAAAAATAGATTAGATGAAGAAGTATTAGAAGCAAAGAAATTTTTAGAAGAATTATCTAAAAAACATGGATTTTAAAATGATAATAGATATTAATATTGAAATTGGTAATGGAATAGAATTCAAATTTTCATTGGAAGAATTAATAAAAATAATGAATGAAAATAACATAGACAAAGCAGTAGTTTCACCAATTAGAGGAAGATATTACATAGATTTATTTAAAGAAGCAAATAAATATATTAAAGATAGTATTTCAAAATATAAAAATAAACTTTATGGATTTGCAACAGCAAATCCATGGTTTGAAAATGAAGCTAAAATCGAGCTT
The Nitrososphaerota archaeon DNA segment above includes these coding regions:
- a CDS encoding sugar phosphate isomerase/epimerase, yielding MKMNVAWLYAITKYGYPPPINKIFNIIDDMKNLGFDAIELEVYTAKNLLEFEEKKKEIKKKIKDLDLKVINLAAVLPELLDANEEIRKKGIEYFKRSINLANFFESPMIQTDTFTPPLKFEGRGPYKGAIVFGEKYKVIVDQTFSWKKFWKMLVTTMKKCAKAAKKGDLLFTVEPRVGETISNSDAMLKLLEEVNEENFGAVLDCGHLNAAKELIPLSIEKLGEKIMYVHASDNDGRDNYHFAPGKGTIDWDGVFQALKKHKFNGYVAIDVGGEEVKNRLDEEVLEAKKFLEELSKKHGF